The window TCCATCAGCCAATGTCCGCGTTGTGAAACCGCCATCGCCAACAACGAAGTCGAATACGAGGACGTTGATGATCCATCTATCTACGTGAAGTTCCCGCTCCGCGACCGCGAAGGGAGTCTCGTCGTCTGGACGACGACGCCGTGGACGGTTCCGGCGAACACCTTCGTCGCCGTCGATGCGGAAGGCACCTACGCCGAGGTCCGAGCAACCACGGACGGCGAGACGGAAACGCTCTATGTCGGCAAACCGAAGGTCGAAGAAGTCCTGAAGAAAGGCCGCTACGACGACTACGATGTCGTTTCCGAACTGACCGGCGAGGAACTCCTCGGTTGGAAATACGAGCATCCACTCGACGACGAAGTGCCGAACCACCCGAGCGGCGATGGAACGCTGCAGGTGTACGAAGCCGACTACGTGAAAGTCGATGGGGACGGTACCGGACTCGTCCACTCCGCACCCGGACACGGTGAGGAGGACTTCAATCGCGGGACGGAACTCGGACTCGACGTGTTCTGTCCCGTCGGCGGTGACGGCGTGTACGAGAAAGCGGGCGGTAAGTACGAAGGGCAGTTCGTGAAGGATGCCGACGAGGACATCATGGCCGACCTCGATTCGAACGGTCATCTGCTCGCCTCGGGCACCGTCAACCACAGCTATGGCCACTGTTGGCGGTGTGACACTGGTATCCTCCAAATCGTCACCGACCAGTGGTTCATCACGGTCACGGACATCAAGGACGAACTCCTCGACAACATCGAGGATAGCGAGTGGCATCCTCAGGAAGCCCGTGACGAACGGTTCTACAACTTCGTGGAGAACTCGCCGGACTGGAACGTCTCGCGGCAGCGCTACTGGGGCGTTCCGATCCCGATCTGGACGCCAAGCGCGGACGAGTCCGCGGACGGTTGGGACGGAAACATGGACGACGTGGTCGTTGTTGGCACCCGTGAGGAGCTCGCTGAAGCGGTTGACCAAGACGTAGACCCGGAAGAAGTCGATCTTCACCGGCCGACGGTGGACGACCTGACGATCACGAAAGACGGGACGACCTACACCCGCGTCCCGGACGTGTTCGACGTGTGGCTGGACTCCTCAGTCGCGTCGTGGGGTACGCTCGACTATCCGAGCGATGAAGAGGACTTCGAGGAACTGTGGCCCGCCGACCTCATCATGGAGGCCCACGACCAGACCCGCGGTTGGTTCTGGTCACAACTCGGCATGGGAACCGCCGCACTCGGCGACGTGCCATACGATGACGTGCTGATGCACGGCTGGGCGCTCGCCGAAGACGGGCGTAAGATGTCGAAATCTATCGGAAACATCGTCGCTCCCGAGGAGGCAATCGAGCGTCATGGGGCGGATCCGATGCGTCTGTTCCTCCTCTCGCAAAATCCGCAAGGTGAGGACATGCGCTTCTCGTGGGATGAGATGCAGAACATGCAGCGAAGCCTGAACATCCTTTGGAACGTGTTCCGGTTCCCATTGCCCTACATGCGGTTGGACGACTTCGATCCGAACGAGGTCGGTGTCAAAGATGCCGAAACCGAACTCGTGGACGAATGGGTGCTCTCGCGTCTACAGACCGTGACGGCGGAGATGACCGAGCAGTGGGAGGAGTACCGCCAGGACCGCGCACTTCGCGCACTGCTCGACTTCGTCGTGGAAGACGTGTCACGGTTCTACATCCAAGTCGTTCGCGAGCGAATGTGGGAAGAAGAGGACAGCGCGAGCAAGCAGGCCGCCTACGCGACGTTCCACCACATTCTGAAGACAGTCGTGGCCCTGCTCTCGCCGTTTGCCCCCTTCATCAGCGAGAAGATCTATCAGAACCTCACGGGCGACGAGGGCGAAGCGAGTGTGCATATGCTCGACTGGCCCGAGGTCGATGAATTCTGGCACGACGAGGAAATGGAAGCCGACGTGTCAGTCCTTCGTGCCGTCGAAGAAGCAGGAGCGAACGCCCGCCAGCAGGCTGAACGAAAGCTCCGCTGGCCAGTCTCACGAATCGTCGTGGACGCGCGGGACGACTCCGTCGTCCGCGCGGTCGAAAAGCACGCCGACCTGCTTGCTGATCGCCTGAACGCTCGTGATGTCGAACTCGTGATGCCCGATGAAGGTTGGGGCGAACTGGCCTACAGCGCCGAGGCGGATATGAGCGTCCTCGGTCCAACCTTCGGCGACGATGCAGGGCGCGTGATGAACGCGCTCAACGAGGCACGAGTCAGCGATGCAAGCCTCGCGGAACTCGAAGATGCTGTTGCGGAAACGCTCAATGAAGAGATCGAACTGGACGACGAAATGGTCGAGTTCGTCACGCAGACGCCGGACGACGTAAGCGGCACGTCCTTCAGCGTGGACGGCAACGAACTCGGCGTCGTCTACGTCGATACGACACTCACGGAGGACATCGAAAGCGAGGGCTACGCACGCGAAGTCATCCGCCGTGTACAGGAGATGCGCAAGGAGATGGACCTCGACATCGAGGAAGAAATCCGTCTCGAACTCGATGTTCACGATGATCGAGTTGCCGACTTCGTCGAGGAACATATGGAGCTCGTGAAAGAGGAAGTTCGCGCCGAAAGCGTCGGTGAAGTCGATGACGGCCACCGCAAAGAGTGGGATGTCGAAGGTGTTACGATGACGATTGCAATCGTGCCACTCGCGGAAGTGGAGCTATAGAATCCAGGCGCGAACATCGCGAGCGGGCAGAGAACCTTTGACGACGACCGAAGTGACTAAGCCAGAAACGGTGACGATAGTTTTTTGCTCAAGATACTACCAGCGACAGTGAGCGAGTGCAACAAAAGGTAATTTTACAACGCGTCGGCGATAGCGGGCGCAACCGATACCTGACTTACAGCACGTTCGATGGTATCCGTGCCGTACACAGCCACGACACCCGCGTTTGCGAGTTTCGTTCGAGCGTTTAGCGCGAGCATGGGGTGGACACAAGTGACGAACACACGACCGATATCCCGTTTCTGGAGGAGAGAAACCGCCCCGCTCATGGTCGAACCGGTCGCAATGATGTCGTCGGTGATGACGATATCCTTGCCAGTCACGTCGGTATCGCTTGGCGTCATTTCGACCTCCGTTCCGGAGAGTCTCTTCTTCTCGAAGTAATCCGTGACACCACGACCGTACGCATTTCTGACAGTGTCGGCGATGTCGAGTGCACCCGCGTCGGGTGAGAGAAACACCGGATCAGCCAAGTCGTCTGGCAGCGGGTCAGCGAGGCACCCGGCGGCATTTACCGGTTCCGCAGGAACGTCGAAGAAGTCACAGACGGCAGTTTCGTGCGGATTGACCGTCAGTACCCGGTCGGTTCCGGTACTGATGGCACGAGCAACCGCGCGAGAGGAAATCGGCTGACCACGTTCGAACGTCTTGTCCTGTCGGGCGTATCCCATATATGGGAGCACAGTGATGACTTCCTCGGCACCCCATTCACGGGCGGCGTCCTGCAGTTGGAGCAGTTCGATGTGGGCATCACTCGAAACCGTCGAAGCAACGACGATAGCACGAGTGCCGTCGAAGCCAGGCGCACTTGCGAGCAGTTCGTCGTCCGGGAACGACTGATACTCCACGGACGCGAGCGGTTCGTCTAGTTCGGCAGCGAGTGTGGCCGCCAAGGATTGCGAGGCAGACCCACTGAGTATCATACGAAAAAACTGGACATCCCAGGTTAAACGCGTTTTCACTCGGCGGTGTGGGACTGTGAACGTCTTTGACAAACGTAATCGACTGAGTGCGATCGGGTGTCGGGACCTATATTTCCTGTTCAAAAATATTAATATATTATTTATGTTATTAAATAGTAGTGCTGGTCAATGGTATCGGTAACTCGGCTCAGTATGGACGTGTCGTCGGTAGACGAATCCGATCTTACACCAGCTGAGACAGGTATTCTCAATCTACTCGCCGAAGGTCGATGTACTCCCGCGTACGTGGCCAGCGAGATGGCGGTTGGGGCGGACACGGCCAGGGGAACGCTTGATAGGTTGCGAGAGTACGAAATCGTCGGAAAGCCCTACCGTGGTCTGTACGAGCTTCGACTCGATAGAACCGACGACAGCTCGAAATATCGAACGACGGAAACGCTCCTCGTTGACGTTCCGTTCGAAGACGACGATTTCACACCGACCGAGCGAGGAATCCTCAACCTACTCGCCGAAGGACGGGCGATACCGGCCTACCTCGCTCAGGAGCTCGACGTCACACAGGAATGTGTCAAAACTCGTCTCCGTGACCTCACGCGACTCGAACTCGTCCGGAAGAGACATCGTGGACTCTACGAACTCGTTGCCGAGTAGTGCACGGCAACTGCTCGAATTCCTGAGAGACCGAGATTTCGACTCCGCCATCCGTCGCCGATGGACGAGAGAAACGTCCCCGGTTCAGTCACGACGTACACACCCTCGCCGAATCCGATGTCGGCGACGGGTTCATCGACCGGAAGCGTGATTTCCACCCACTCATCGTTGTCTCGAACGAACAACGTGTCATCGGCCGCGGCATAGGCGTCTTCATCGGTGGTGTTTACGACGTGAAAGCTGCCCTCCATCGCATCCATCCAACCATTACCGAGCCAGTAGAGGCCGTCGGCGGTAGCCGCAAGTGGAACGCCCTTCGCGGAGACGTCCCGGACGTCGTTCAAGCCGACGTGGCGGACACCATCGTCCACGATCCGATAGACACCGTCGATAGTCGCCACCAAATTACCGTCGATAGCTCGTACTTCGGGGAGCGAAGCCAGTTCGTTCCAGCCGCTATCGTACCGTGCAAGGATGCCGTCCTCGCTTGCCGCGAGGAGGTCGTCTCCATCGAAATCGACCGCGACTGCGGGTCCGAAACCGAGCGGCGAAAAGTCGCCGTCGATAACGCCCTCGTCGGTGGCGACTGCGAGCGAATCGCCAGTTACCGCAACGTCACGAGCGACACAGCGGTGAGCGATCGAGAACTCACCGACGATGTCACCGGAAATCTCGACGCGGGCGACACCTAGTTCCGTGGCGACGTAGGCAGTCGTCGTCCCCGACTGGTCGCTGTAGACGCGTTTTTCGTCGATACTCGTCATATCCAAGTGAGGGATGCGAACTGTGGAAAACGTTCGGGTTCGGGCTACCGACCCCGGAATTCGGTCGAAACGACGGTCCCCTCGTCGTCGAACGTCAATCGAAGTTCTTCGTCGTCCAACGGGATTCGCAGCCGGAATGAAAGCGGATCGGTTCCGACGAGTGAGAGGTACTCGTGGTGGAGTGCCCAGTCGATATCCCACAACGGACGGGCGTCGATATCGACGCCGTGAGCGGCGTGAAAGCCGACGACTCGTGGATGCTCGCGAACCAGACAACCGAGGGGGAGGTTCGACATCGCCCAACACTCTCGACACGACACTCGGAGTCGGTATGGCACGTCACCGATGCTGAGCGTCGGCTCCGATTCGGTTATTTGCCCCTCCATTCGGGAGCCACATTCCGGACACGTCCCGGCGGATGCGAGGGCATTCCAACGACGAGTCCACACGTCGAACGTCGAAAGGAGGTCGTCTCGACGCGTGGTTGGAGCGGGTGGAAACGGGTTATGAAGGATTTCTTCGCCGCAGTCATCACAGGTGATACGAATTCGCTCATGTTCGTATCGAGCGATGATGGATTCCTCGTGGCAGTTGTAGCACGTCCCCGGTGCAGGAAGAGTCGTCCCATCCGCCTGTTCGGTGAATATTCCGGCCGTCAGCGCGCTCGCGACTTTTCGGCCTGCATAGGTGAGTTCGTACCCAGCGGTCGTTTTCCGAACGTACTGTCCGACGAGACGTTGAAGATGATAGTTGAAATTCCCGCTATCGCGGAGGCCGACACGCTGCTTGAGTTCCGCGTATGAAAGAGAATACTCACCGTTCCGGAACGCCTGTTGGAGTTCGTAAATCATCGAAACCCGTCGTTCGTTTCCGATGGCGGCGAGCGCGTCTGCCGGGTCAGGACGGGGATCTCCCATACGGGATGTTCGTACGTGGAGGAGTATATCACTCCCGAAAAGATGTCAGATTTCCATGTGCAATCGCGTGCGCAGAACGGCTTCAATACGTCAGTTCCTCCAAATTCGTATGCGGAGCTTGAGTCGAAATATCGCACTCTACTACGCCTACAAATCGACCAAGGCGGTCGAGTTTTATCGGCCGATAATGTATCTCTACTTCCTTTCACTCGGATTGGATTTCACTGCGATTGCGATTCTCGAAGGGATTTACAACGTCACGACCGTTCTCGGCGAAATTCCGACGGGGTACGTCGGCGACAGAGTTGGACGCAGAAACAGTCTGCTGTTTGGAACGACAGTCATTACGCTGACGCTCGTCGGAATCGGATTCGCGGAGACCTTCCTCGAGCTCGCGGTGCTGTACGCCTGCTGGTCGATGGGGTACAATTTTCGGTCGGGAAGCGACGATGCATGGCTCTACGATACACTCACCGATGAACTGTCCGCGGACCAGTTCGCCTCCGTTCGAGGGCGGGGGCAGTCGGTCGCCCTGCTGGTCGGCGTCGTCGGAAGCGTCGTCGGTGGCTATCTCGGAAACATCGACCTCGCCTATCCGTTTCTGATGGCGGCGGGAGTATCCGGCCTCGGCGTACCCGTTTTGTTGAGTTTGGAGGAACCCACGAGTTACGAGAAGAGCGACGCCGACGAACTCGGTTTGCGAGAGGCAGTTAGCGTCATCAGTGAAACACTCTCGCATCCACGGCTTCGCGCGTTCGTCGTCTACTACTTCGTCCTTTTTTCTGCGGTTTCGTATCTCGTCTTCATGTACGTCCAACCGGTGCTCGAGACCGTCCTTCCGCAGGTTGGGGTACCGACAGGCGAAGTCGAACCGCTTCTCGGCTGGTTTTATGCCGCAGTCAGTCTCTTTTCGGCGGGACTGAGCTATCACACCGGCACGATTCGGGACCGCGTGGGACTCCGCCAGTGGTTTCTCGTTATTCCGTTCGTCGTTGGTATCGGGCTTGTCGCCCTCAGGGCACTGCCGATGCTTGCGATTCCAGCGTTCCTCTTCGCCCGTGGAATCTCGGAAACGACGCGTTCGCTGGCCTCGCAGTACGTCAACGACAGGATCGACACCCTCGGACGAGCAACTGTGCTCTCCGCGCTCGCCATGGTGAGCTCGATCGCGGTCATCCCGTTCCAACTCGGTAGTGGCGTGATTTCGGATGTGGCGTCGCCGCTGACGGCTCTCGCTATTGCTGGTGGAGTTCTGCTAGTCGGGTCGTTCGCCGTTCTTGTATGGGAATCTCCCGTCAAATCACCCATGGGACACCCCGCTGAGGCGGAGTAGCACCAGTATTCGGAATCTCTTTCAAGACAGACTCCCCACCACCGAACATGAAGGTGTTCGGGTCGAGTGGGACGCGAGGGGTCGCGAACGACGAGTTGACCCCCGAGTTCGTGCTCAAGATTGCGAAGGCGGCGGGGACGGTGTGGCGCTCCGACCGAGTCGCTCTCGCCAGAGATACGCGAGCTACTGGCGACATGCTCGCCGACGCCGCAGCCAGCGGATTGGCAAGCATCGGAGCGGACGTAGATCGACTCGGTATCGTTCCGACACCCGGTGCGCAGGCGTACGCGGAGCGCGAGGGTATCCCGGCGTTGATGATAACGGCGAGCCACAACCCACCGGAATACAACGGCGTAAAACTCATCGGCGACGATGGTATCGAGCTCGCCGTCGGGAGTTTGGAACGCATCGAGGGAAAGTTCTTGACTGAGGCGTTCGAGGAAGTTCGATGGAGCGAAACGGGACACAGCCATCGAATCGACGACGCTCGCGACTGGTACGTTTCACAGCTGCTCGACAACATCGACAGGGAGAAAATCGCCGATGCAAACCTCACCGTCGCCCTCGACCCCGGACACGGCGCAGGGTCGCTCACCTCGCCACAGTTTTTCCGAGAGCTTGGCTGTGAAGTCGTGACGGCGAACAGCCAGCCGGACGGACATTTCCCCGGACGCAATCCGGAACCGGTTCCGAAAAACCTCCGCGACCTCGGCCGATTGGTCGAATCGACAGATGCGGACGTTGGAATCGCACATGATGGGGACGCGGACCGCGCCATCTTCTACGACGAAACCGGCAAGTACATCGAGGGTGACGCGACGCTGGCCGCCCTCTCCGCCGCACAACTCGAGCCAGGTGATGCCGTCGTCTCCGCCGTCAACGTCTCCCAGCGACTCGTGGACGTTGCCCACGAAACAGGTTCGACACTCGAACTGACGCCGATCGGCAGTACGAACATTATCACCCGAATCCGAGAGCTGCGTGACCAGAACGTGGCGGTCCCCGTCGCTGGCGAGGGCAATGGCGGTATTTTCTTCCCGAACTATCGTCTGACCCGCGATGGGGCATATACCGCCGCGAAATTCCTCGAACTACTCACCGAACGGAGTGCCAGTGAAGTCGTCGAACCGTACAACGGGTATCAGAACGTTCGAACGAACATCTCGTACACGACGGACGCGGAGCACGACGCCCTCCTCTCCGCCGCGGAGGAGAGAGCAAAAGAATCGGATGCGGAGCTGAACACTCGCGACGGCTATCGACTCGACTTCGGCGATGCGTGGGTGCTCGCGCGGCCGAGTGGAACCGAACCGATGGTTCGCATCTACGCCGAGGCGCGCGAACGTCATCGTGCCGAGGAACTCGCAGAGGAGATGGAGGCTGCCCTTCGAATCGCGAAGGCGAGCGTCTGATTCCGAAATCGAAACGGGAACGATACGTTCGAATTCAGCGTTCCGGATACGAAGAAAGGGCGTCCGAAAGTTCGGCTTTTCGCTCACGTGCTTGCTGAAGTTCGTCCTCGACAGCACCACGAGCGAGTCGGTCGTGCTCCTCGTCCGTTAGTTCTGCCCGTGCCTGCGCTGCCGTTCGTAAGGCATCAAACCGGTCGTCGTACGTGAGTTGCTGAACGTCACGAAGTCGAGCGACCGCCTCCGGAGGGGCGAACCGATCCGCGATGCGAATTGCCTCTTCACACCACCAGCGAAGTTCGTTAGCGGGCGCTGGCGGCCAGCCGATGAGCAACGGTTCGGCGTCGAGGCGGTCGAGATACGTTTCGTTCGTGGCGACGGCGCGTTTCAGTTCGACGGGGTTGTCGACGTAGTGGCCGAGTTTCGATCGAGAGTAGCGAGCCAGTTCGAGTAGTTTCGGAACCGATTTTTCACCCACATCGTTCTCGAGCAGATAGGTTCTGAGTTCGTCCGGCGGAGCGTCGAACTCGATGAGTGGATACTGTTCAGTTGCGGTGAGAAATCGAACGAGTTCGCGGGCGGTCGAATCGTGTTTGAACGCACGGAATGCGGATGAGATGGCCTCGTCCGCGGTTTCGATCGGCTCCCGCAGTTCATCCGTCGGAGCGTCCAAATCGGCATCGCCTAGCTCCTGCAACCGATCCAAATCGTCGATTCGCTCCTCCAGTTCGGTGATTCTGGTGGCGACAGCGTGACGGGCATCGCGGTATCGCTCGGTGGCTTCCCGACGTTCTTCGAGAAGGGAGGCGGTTTCCCGAGCGGGTTGGAGTATCGTTCGTATGCGGTCGAAATCCGATTCGCTCAACCTGCGTTTGTCGGTGACGTCTTCCGCTCGCTCGAACGACTCGCGGGCGGGCACGTCATCGGGGAGGCTCTCGACCAAATCGGCGAACTGGCCTTGAAACTCCACGAACGATTTGAAATCCCCGGTTCCGGTGGCTTTGCCCTCGTATCGATTGAGCAGTCGCGTCGCGCGGTCGTGGGCGTCGGCAACTGCCTCGATGTGCGGCTTTCCGTGCTCCGCGACCGCTGCCTCCGCTTCCCGACAGAGTTCGTCCGTGTTTTGGAGGTCGGCAAGTGGGTCAGACATCTCACTCGTAGATTTCGTCGGGGTCGAACACTTTTTCGCCGACGACTTCGGCTTCGGCGGTGTCGTCCTCGTTCAGGGCGTCCAGTTCGCGATAGAAACAGGACTCGTACCCGGTGTGACAAGCACCGCCTTCCTGCTCGACTCGGTAGAGGAATGCATCGCCGTCGCAATCGACTCGAACGTCTTCGACGTGTTGTACGTGGCCGCTCGTACCACCTTTCTGCCAGAGTTCGTCACGACTTCGGGAGTAGTAGTGTGCGAGACCGGTTTCGAGGGTTTGCTTGACCGCTTCGGGCGATACGTAGGCGAGCATGAGTACGTCGCCGGAATCGGCGTCTTGGGTGATTGCGGGGAGTAGATCGGTGTCGTCGAACGCGAGCGCGACTTCCTCGGTCATGGTTGGGCGAAGGTGTCGATGGGGAATAGGCTTTTTCGCTCGTGGTGGAACGAGATCCGAGAACGTGGTCAATCTTCGACCAGTTGAGCGAAATCGTCTATCGGGATGATTTCCATCGTCTGCATATCCATCCCGTGACTTTCGACCGCGATTCCCGCTCTGAATGCAGTGTCCCGATCCGGCGCATCGAAGATGAGGATGTAATCGTACTCGCCGAGTACTGCATAACTGCCGTCCAGCGTGACGCCGAACTCTTCGAACTCGGCACGAACGTTGCCCCATACCGACGCCAACTCCTGTGCGTTCTGGATTTGCTCGCGAATATCGACGAGCGCAACGTATTTTGCCATGTTATAGATTGACGTATGCCGTCGGAAAAGGTGTTTTCACCAGTCTCTCAAAAGACGGGGCGCTATCCGCGAAGATGCCGGTTCGAACCGGCCAGGAGAACGCTCACTTGCGACCCATCACCTCGAAAACTGCTCTGTCACCGTCCTGAATTTCGCTCACGACCGTGCTGAGGTCTGCAAACTCGACGCCGGGTTGGGTTCGCATATGACGAATCAACTCCTCCAACCGCCTCGTTCGCGGCGGTTGCCCGATGACCTGTGGATGCATAGCGAGCGTGAAGATCCCGTCGTCCACGTTCTCTTCCATCCAATCGAACTGCGCTCGCCAAAGGTCGAACACCGACCGTTCATCCGCGAATCCCCACAGTATCGACTGCTCCCAGACGAACATCAACGCCGGAAAATCCGCCCGCTTCCACGAAATCGGGACTTCGATGATGTCAGTCGGATCGCCGAGTTTGAACGCGGCGTCGTCGGGTGCGCTCCAATTCTTGCGGAGATGGTACGGTTCGAAATCGTTACCCATCTGGCTGGAATCCCATTCGAACCCCAATTCTTCGAGGATTTCGAGGGTGTGTTCGGAAAATTCCCATGCCGGTGAGCGAAATCCAGTGGGTTTGCGTCCCGTTACATCCTCGATGTTCGAAATCGCGCGCTCGTACTCCGACTTCTCCGCTTCCTTGCTGTCGAACGTACTCGGGTTGACGTGTCGCCAACCGTGACACTGCACGTCGTAACCGCGGTCGGAAACCTCCTCGACACGGTCCGGAAAACTCTCTATCGTGTGACCGGGAACGAACCACGTCGCGGGAATATCGTGTGTATCGTGGAGGTCAAGGATGCGAGGCGCTCCGACCCATGCGCCGTAAACTCCCCGTGACAGTTGCGTCGGTGCGTCGGACGCACCGAACGTGTGTATCCAGACGGATACCGCGTCGAAATCATAGGTCAAACAGACAGTCGTTGGGGACATCGCAAATGGAGACGACCGAAAACGAAATACCTCTATCCCATTCGTGTGTCGTCGCTGTCCGTTGGATTAGCGAGGAGAAGATCGAATCGTTCGAATTACTGCGTGCGGAACGCGCGGTCGCCAGCGTCTCCCAATCCGGGGACGATAAAGCCGTCGTCGTTGAGTCGGTCGTCGATGCTTACCGTCAGGAGGTCCGCCTCGGGGAACTTCTCGTGGACGTTGAGCAGGCCGTCCGGTGCGCTGACCGCGGAGAGGACGAAGAAGTTTTCCGGGTTCGGTTGTTCGTTGAGGACCTCTTCGAGGACGGCGCACATCGTGCTCCCCGTAGCGAGCATCGGGTCGGCCACGATGACCGTGTCTTTCTCCGTGATTTCGGGGAGTTTCACGTAGTCGATGGTGATGGGGAACTCGCCGTCTTCGTTCATTCCGGCGTCCTCGTTCCGGCCAGCACTGATAACGCCCTGTTTCGCGCGTGGGAACGCCTTCAGCAGTCCTTCGACGAATGGCGTGGCGGCACGGAGAACGTTGATGATGACCACGTCGTCCAGTCCTTTGACGCGCTCGCCGGTTGTCTCGGTAAGCGGCGTGTTGATGGAAACGTACTCCGTGTCCATCGCACCGTCGATGATTTCGTAGCCACAGATACGACCGAGTTTGACGAGTCCCTTACGGAAGCCGACCTGTTCCGTGTTCTCGTCCCGAATCTTCGAGAGCGTGTCCTTCGCCATCGCGTGCGTGATGAGGTGGGCGTCACCTCGCTGCTCGATAGTCATATGCGATTCGTGCGCGGCGAGGGGCTATAAGCTAACGATACGAGCGAAGCATCGGGAAACTCTGACACGGGACTCTCGACTCATACGCCAAGCGTCAGTAGCCCGTTCTCGGACTGTGGAAACGGATTTTCGAACGTCGTCCAGTCCGCACCCATCTCCACGTCGGTTAGCAAACAGTCGTCCAATTCGGCGATGATGGCGTCCTCGTTCACGTCCGTTCCGATGAAGACGAGTTTCGTCTCGCGGTCCCCCCATTCGTCGTCCCATTGGAGGTTAGATCGGTTGTCGCGGTAGAGTTTCTGGTCGATTTCGGGAAGACTCGCAATCCACTTACCCGCCGTTTCGACGCGGGCGGACGACCCGGCCTGCCCGTATTCCATCACCCATTCTTGCCCGGCGAGCCAGAAGGTTCCTTTCGCCCGAACGATGCCGTCAGGGAGTGATCGAAGGAAGTCGGCGAGACGTTCGGGATGGAACGGTCGGCGGCGACGGTATGCGACCGACGAGACGCCGTAGGTCTCCTCGGGATGGCGATGGACGTGGAGATCGTCGTTATGTTCGGCGTGGGTGTGGTTTTCTTCTTCGTGGGAGTGGTCGTGGTCACGACCACTCCCATCGTTTGGATGTTCACCAGCGTGGACCATCGCTCGTTTCCAGCCAGCCGAATCACCGACTGCATCTCTATCGAACACTCCTCGCTGAAGAACCGCATCCGGCGAAACCCGACCGTGTTCGGTTCGAATCAGTTCGGCTCGGGGTTGAAGCGCGCGGAGAGTCGCCTCGATTTCGTCCAGTTCCTCGTCGGTCACGAGGTCGCATTTGTTGAGGACGAGCACGTCACAGAACTCGATCTGCTCGATAATGAGGTCGGAGAGGGGTCGCGTTTCTCCATCCTCCGTCTCGGTTCGCTCGACCGGCGAGTCGCCATCGAAGAAGTCGCGGAACTGGCGCGCGCTAACGAGGGTAACGGTCGTATCCACTTCGTACCGTGCAGCGGCGCGCGATTCGGTCGTGAACAGTCGAGCGACTGGGGCCG of the Haladaptatus caseinilyticus genome contains:
- a CDS encoding MFS transporter — protein: MRSLSRNIALYYAYKSTKAVEFYRPIMYLYFLSLGLDFTAIAILEGIYNVTTVLGEIPTGYVGDRVGRRNSLLFGTTVITLTLVGIGFAETFLELAVLYACWSMGYNFRSGSDDAWLYDTLTDELSADQFASVRGRGQSVALLVGVVGSVVGGYLGNIDLAYPFLMAAGVSGLGVPVLLSLEEPTSYEKSDADELGLREAVSVISETLSHPRLRAFVVYYFVLFSAVSYLVFMYVQPVLETVLPQVGVPTGEVEPLLGWFYAAVSLFSAGLSYHTGTIRDRVGLRQWFLVIPFVVGIGLVALRALPMLAIPAFLFARGISETTRSLASQYVNDRIDTLGRATVLSALAMVSSIAVIPFQLGSGVISDVASPLTALAIAGGVLLVGSFAVLVWESPVKSPMGHPAEAE
- the glmM gene encoding phosphoglucosamine mutase, with product MKVFGSSGTRGVANDELTPEFVLKIAKAAGTVWRSDRVALARDTRATGDMLADAAASGLASIGADVDRLGIVPTPGAQAYAEREGIPALMITASHNPPEYNGVKLIGDDGIELAVGSLERIEGKFLTEAFEEVRWSETGHSHRIDDARDWYVSQLLDNIDREKIADANLTVALDPGHGAGSLTSPQFFRELGCEVVTANSQPDGHFPGRNPEPVPKNLRDLGRLVESTDADVGIAHDGDADRAIFYDETGKYIEGDATLAALSAAQLEPGDAVVSAVNVSQRLVDVAHETGSTLELTPIGSTNIITRIRELRDQNVAVPVAGEGNGGIFFPNYRLTRDGAYTAAKFLELLTERSASEVVEPYNGYQNVRTNISYTTDAEHDALLSAAEERAKESDAELNTRDGYRLDFGDAWVLARPSGTEPMVRIYAEARERHRAEELAEEMEAALRIAKASV
- a CDS encoding DUF7118 family protein — encoded protein: MSDPLADLQNTDELCREAEAAVAEHGKPHIEAVADAHDRATRLLNRYEGKATGTGDFKSFVEFQGQFADLVESLPDDVPARESFERAEDVTDKRRLSESDFDRIRTILQPARETASLLEERREATERYRDARHAVATRITELEERIDDLDRLQELGDADLDAPTDELREPIETADEAISSAFRAFKHDSTARELVRFLTATEQYPLIEFDAPPDELRTYLLENDVGEKSVPKLLELARYSRSKLGHYVDNPVELKRAVATNETYLDRLDAEPLLIGWPPAPANELRWWCEEAIRIADRFAPPEAVARLRDVQQLTYDDRFDALRTAAQARAELTDEEHDRLARGAVEDELQQARERKAELSDALSSYPER
- the hisI gene encoding phosphoribosyl-AMP cyclohydrolase — encoded protein: MTEEVALAFDDTDLLPAITQDADSGDVLMLAYVSPEAVKQTLETGLAHYYSRSRDELWQKGGTSGHVQHVEDVRVDCDGDAFLYRVEQEGGACHTGYESCFYRELDALNEDDTAEAEVVGEKVFDPDEIYE
- a CDS encoding GYD domain-containing protein, with translation MAKYVALVDIREQIQNAQELASVWGNVRAEFEEFGVTLDGSYAVLGEYDYILIFDAPDRDTAFRAGIAVESHGMDMQTMEIIPIDDFAQLVED
- a CDS encoding polysaccharide deacetylase family protein, which encodes MSPTTVCLTYDFDAVSVWIHTFGASDAPTQLSRGVYGAWVGAPRILDLHDTHDIPATWFVPGHTIESFPDRVEEVSDRGYDVQCHGWRHVNPSTFDSKEAEKSEYERAISNIEDVTGRKPTGFRSPAWEFSEHTLEILEELGFEWDSSQMGNDFEPYHLRKNWSAPDDAAFKLGDPTDIIEVPISWKRADFPALMFVWEQSILWGFADERSVFDLWRAQFDWMEENVDDGIFTLAMHPQVIGQPPRTRRLEELIRHMRTQPGVEFADLSTVVSEIQDGDRAVFEVMGRK
- the upp gene encoding uracil phosphoribosyltransferase; its protein translation is MTIEQRGDAHLITHAMAKDTLSKIRDENTEQVGFRKGLVKLGRICGYEIIDGAMDTEYVSINTPLTETTGERVKGLDDVVIINVLRAATPFVEGLLKAFPRAKQGVISAGRNEDAGMNEDGEFPITIDYVKLPEITEKDTVIVADPMLATGSTMCAVLEEVLNEQPNPENFFVLSAVSAPDGLLNVHEKFPEADLLTVSIDDRLNDDGFIVPGLGDAGDRAFRTQ